From Odontesthes bonariensis isolate fOdoBon6 chromosome 21, fOdoBon6.hap1, whole genome shotgun sequence, a single genomic window includes:
- the cenpx gene encoding centromere protein X — MAEKGEEICFKKETISKLLSSFFKEDKTKLSGDAALLMTEMLKVFVQEAAVRSQKQAESEDCDQVEIEHFEKILPQLLLDF, encoded by the exons ATGGCGGAGAAGGGAGAAGAAATTTGCTTTAAGAAG GAAACAATAAGCAAACTCCTGTCCAGTTTCTTCAAGGAGGACAAAACCAAGC taagCGGGGATGCTGCTCTACTCATGACAGAGATGCTGaaagtgtttgtgcaag AGGCTGCTGTGAGATCGCAGAAACAAGCTGAATCAGAGGACTGTGACCAAGTAGAGATTGAGCACTTTGAAAAGATCCTACCACAGCTG CTCCTGGACTTTTAA